AAAGTGGAAAGCGTTAAAATGGTTGAAGGAGAAAAGAGATTACCAGGAATATAGTTGCAAAGCTATGAAAACGAAGAGGACATTTCTTGTAAAATCCCAAGAATgcttcaagtgcttgagagcgAGGAGTAGATATTATTTAGAATTTTAAAGAGAATTACTTGAGAAGTTAGAAGTGGTAAGAAAAACGACTGATGACACTTTTATAGGCGGTgagaggaagatgaaggagtAATAGTTGGGAACAGAAGCGTGTTTTCACGCATTAATTAGGATCATGAGTTTAAAACGTGTCTCTTCAGAGGCTGATGCATTTGTTCATTTGAAACGTTTTTTGGGTGGAACGATCGTGTCTTTAGCATTTCAAATTAGATTTTCACATGCGTCGTTTGATGAGTTTAAGTCAGTGGGTTTTTAATGCGGAGTGGAAGCTAGCGTCGAGAATAGACAAGCTTCGCTTCGCCACGTAATAAGATTGATAGTTTCAAGTTCCAAAATATTTACATATCTTGTATATGATTATGATAGGTACATGTCATTGAAGTGACGAGTAAAGACTTTTTAGTAAGGATTCTAACAATCCATGAAATGGGAAAAGACTTGGTCGGAGTACTACATGAAACACCGCCTAATAAGGTGATGCTATTTTAAGATTGTTACTATTCAGTgtaattcttttttattttaaatattgaaGCCTGCAAGCTCATCGAGTTTAGTACATGCTTGTAGGGCGAAGATGTTATTTATTGGGCTTTTTAATAAGACATGAATCATCTTAAAGAAGACTTTAAGATTCAGTGTTTTGTGggcttgtgtaacaccccgactatGAGGCATTAAATTTTAGTAACCATCTAATACTTAACTCGAAAAACggagatatttttttttgaaagcgaGTATAAAATAAATCTCCAAGATCAAAGTACGTTTGTTTCTGATAGGAGCTCAAGGTTATTTCCAGGTAAGCTGGCCCGGCACAATGCCTGATTAAAATCCCTTCTTTCCTTAGACAAAATAACCGGATGTCTCTTTCTCAAAATCAAAGGTACTCATTACAAAGATTTATAACTCAACAGTTATAAGTTTCAAAGCGGAAGGTCGAGAAAGCAAGTACTTCTGACTTACTGGCATATATTACATTAATACCCAACCCTTAATAATATTACATAAGCTCGTAGCGAGTTCGAATATATTACAAGATTATTCAACATAATACCATAGAGTTCAAAAGCGGGAAAACGAAACCCGATTTATTTCAAGACTTCACAAAGCTCAGAGACAATCCTAGCATACTTAATACTCCTCCGAACTAGGGGTATTCTCCTTAGTACCTGACAAATGTAAGGGTCAACTTCCCGACAAAAGGAAAATAACATTTAGCAGATATAAACAGAAATATCAGTTTTTCAAAGTAATAGTCATAGCGGATTAAGCCAAGTAAAGAACATTTAACAGTTTATGAAGGAATAGTTAAAAGTAGCATATTTAAGCAGAATTAGACACAAGTAGCAGATATAGCAGGTTATCGGCATTTAGGGTTATTTGCATGATTATGGTATGCACGACGGCTCGTCCAACGAGAAAAATGCAATCCGGAATAGCGATAAACGCTTATGGCTGGGCATCACGAGTCGATCTAGCACAGGCCTAGTGCTAACCATAAGACCGTGTGTCACTTACCTACCCTGGCAGCAACCTGCCTTTTTTTCGTGCATGTATGGATGAGTGCAACATGGTTAGTCAATCAATAACAAATAATAATGGTCCCTGACCAACAAATTGATTAACCAATACCAAATCCATCAAAGCTCTTGGTGACCTTCTTGTCACAAACAAATCATCCTTCCGATGATCAAAACAAAGGGCTTACCAAAACAAAGATCATAATGACAATAACGATAAACATCGGATGCCAGTGCCCTTACCGTTTGTTATTTGCAGATTAAACCGATAAACGTCGAAAGTTTCTGCACGATAATATAAATATACTCTACTATCAAAATTCGTCAAAATAATAGAGATAAAATATATAACGTATAAAACTCGTGGAAATTAAGTCCTTATTCATAAAAGAAGTTTTGTCGTAAATTAAATCATCCGACGTCCAAGAATTACAGTCTCAAGTCTCAGTTTCAGTCTCAGGTACCTAAACCCTTTCTAAGTCGAATATGTCTAAGTCCAATACTTCATAGTCCAATAGATAAACCATTAATGTAACATGAGGTGCTGATTTTAAGCTTTCTAGGTGAAATTACCGTTTTACCCTTGTTTACATAATTAATTCCTTTAATCATAAACAATTACGTTAATTGATAATTTAAGCTTAAAACATAAAGATTACTTGATTATAAAATCATATATCAACTAATTTCATTTAAACTTGATTATTTCAGCAGCAATGATATAAGTATGTGAAATGACCATTTTGCCCTTAGTTCAATTTTAACCTTAAAATACCTTAATTTCTTTAGATAAAAGATCATTAAGTTATAACAACATTTAAATTAACCAAACTTGGTTCACATAAGCCATAATATATTctgaataataaaataatttatttcattaaatattaattaatttcacaactaaataaacctttaaagtgataaaaattagtaaataattaattaaatttctcAAAAATTAAACTTAACCCATCAAATATTTATAAGAATCATtttggcttaaaagcatttcttgcccctgatgtatcatGTTTGTGCAAAAGACACCCCCCATCTATTTTTGTCtatgtttgtaccctcaatgatACTGAAAAGTGTAACGGGTACCCCTCCGTCACTCTGACGTTAAAAAATTAACGGAAGGGGCtgatgtggattttttttatttcttggaaatgccacgtggaaattacgttttaaattaggaaaaaatTGTGAGGGAGATTCGAACCCAAGCCTCAAAAGTGGCAAAACCAAAACCTAACCATGTGAGCTACATAGAGACTTGTAATATTTATcaacacaattttatttatacCATTTATTTCTTCACAAAATTCTTCTCCTTCCCCTTTCACACTACTATCTCTCCTCCCCCATTACATTTAACAACCAAATTACCGAAGCAAAATGAAGCAACCCAGCAAAGCAAAAAGGGTGAGAGAAAGTGGTTCAAATACTACAGAAGGAACCATGTGATAGCTAGCTAGAAGGAAACTCATCAAAAGAACAAAAGAATGATTAGGTACAGCGTATGAACTTTTCAGATTAAATTGATGCATAGCCAAATGATGCTCGGAACCACCCGTTGCAATTTTTCACCTCTTCATCTGTCCAGTAATCCCCATCAATCAAGGAGAGACGCCTCTTCAATTCATCCTTTATCCTAAATCTGGGCAGGGATCAAAATCCATACCCTTTATGTTAAATTTGGGCATAGAGATCAAAATAACCAATTTCAACCCCCTAGTGGCCAATTTGAAGCTCATGGTAAGAACATATCTTCAAATTCAACACAGGAACAAACCCATCTTCCTCCAACacccttcttcttcaacctcctcCTCTTACCAACACCAACAACGTCATCACCACCGCACTCAAaaccacaacaacaaaagccaaaACCTTATGACTCGATCCATTCCGCACAAACCATCCCTTTCATCCAGATCTGCGAAACCCTCACTTTGATCACACGTTCCTTAACGCCGATAGCCTACAGAATAGACACCGGAACCCCACCCATCACCATCGACAAGCTCGAAACCCGCGATGCAGTCGCAGAGCCTCGACATCTCGCAGAGCCTAGACACCTCAACCCCCTGGCTGATCCGTTTCGAATCCGGACATGGCGGCGGAGCGGGGCTTGGCGTCGACGGCGTAGGGTTTGCCAATGACGTTGTGTCCACTTCTCCAAGTCTTCTTAATCCTACCAAGGTTTTGTTTCAGAAAGCTTCACATACGGTGTTTAGATTTCGTTTTTGACCTTCAAATTCTAATCGCAACTGCTGAAACCCCATTTTTTTATCCCATCAATTTTGGTGATTTTTAGAAGAATTTTGTGAAGAAATAAATGgtataaataaaattgtgttgATAAATATTACAAGTCTCTATGTAGCTCACATGGTTAGGTTCTGGTTTTGCCACTTTTGAGGCTTGGGTTCGAATCTCCCTCACAattttttcctaatttaaaacgtaatttccacgtggcatttccaagaaataaaaaaaatccacatcaGCCCCTTCCGTTAATTTTTTAACGTCAGAGTGACGGAGGGGTACCCGTTACACTTTTCAGTatcattgagggtacaaacataGACAAAAATAGATGGGGGGTGTCTTTTGCACAAACatgatacatcaggggcaagaaatgcttttaagccaatCATTTTAAGCTAGGTGATCAATTCTAAACATATTATAAGCAATTTTAAACataaacaattaattataaGGCTTAAAAAGACATgtttaattaacaaaataaagCAACAAAATTATCCAAAGCTTGAAAAAAATaccaaattaattttatttaagccTCTGGAAGTTAATCATGAATTACCATAGTCCTTGCTCAATTTTATAATTGCATTAAGGTCCTTGAACAATTAATTATTCCTATTTTGGTCCTTAAAATTCCATTTTTGTCCAAACTTGTCCAAAACTCCAAACCAACCATTCAATCATCCTTATATCATCCTTAGGAAGTCTCAGAAGCATTCAAGCATGATCATAGGGTCCTGGAAGTACCATTTTCGAAGCCACCAACTTCAAGAACATCTTGATTTTAGATTTTCATGATTTCATGTGTTTAAGTGCTCAAATCTTTCCTAAAAACATTTTAAAAGAGTTATATGATGATTCTGGAAGGAAAGAGAGGAAGAAAACCTGGAAAAACGTGAAAAACGAAGCTTTGAAGCTTCTCGCCGGAATCTGTGGCTTTCACGGCGGCCGGCGGTGAGTTTCGCGGCGGAGATGTCGCCGGAGACGTCCAAACTTGACGTTATTCGCCCAGATCGATTCTACTTCTTCCCAGGAGCTCAAATATGCAAAAATATTTGGATTTGGTTGAGTGGTTTGAGAGATATGAGTTGAGAAAGTTTTGAGCAAACTTAGAAGCTCAAGAACTCAGTGATTAGGGAAGGTTATGGTGCAAGGGCTTAGGAATCACGTTCTGGGATGTTTATGAACATAAAGAAGAAGATTTGAGAGCCTAACTTGCCCTGGTTTGTTAAAATGAAATTTGACCCAAGAGTTTTGAGCAATTTCGTGAAGGGTACTTTGAGAGCTTATTCTGGAAAATCTAGAGGGATTTTGGATGAATGGTTTGTTCAGGCTTGTAGATGGCACGGAGTAGAGAGAAATCAACTACTTATATAGCCAATTTGATTGAGATATGACCAAGATATGAGCTGGTGAATTTGAGCCTCCACTATGGAAAATTTGCAAAAGAATTGATATTTTAAATAAAGTCTAGGGACCTACTTTTGAATTTCTGGTTCATGTGGACTCCTCCATCCATTTAGGTCGACCAAGGGGTGAAAGTGAAATATTTTTAccctagaaaatattttttaccatttttaaataattaccCAAGTAATTTTCTTTAATAATCCAATAATAGGataattacaaaatataagGACCTCTCTGTAATTTTCAAAACCTGGGTGACTGAAAATGATCATATTAAGTCAAGAATAATTTTAGAAACATTTTCCAATTGATAAAACATTTTTACCATTTTTCTATAATTAATTATGCAATTTACAAGATACAAAAGAtagaaattgattaaaaatattaatactgAATTAAAAATTCCAGAAAAATTACTGAAATTATATTTAAACATGGAAAACATATTTCCatcacaaaaataataaaatatcatttttatcTATTATCTACATGTTATGGGTAAATACGAGCGTTAAATACGGTAAATAATACTTAAAACGATACGTATACGAGACTAAGACGATACAATAATATAATCGTATAAAACGATGATTAATATTATTGTATGAAAAGGTGGGTCTTACAGCTTGCGTATTGGTATTGGGCTTATCGTCCTTGTAACTCAGTGGGCTTTCTAGCTTTGTAATATTGGGTTAGGCGACCCATGATCCAAACAGATCAGAACTAATGTATAAATAACGGACACCGCCCCAGCGATGGGGGATCCAACACATTTTCACTCATTTCTTACTTTGCCTTGTATTGCTTTTGCTCTctaattgcttagccctgaccGGAGAGTTCTATACCGGAACAGGTTTGGtaagatttttttattataagccAAAATTGCAATGTATTATAAGAAGTACAAGGAGTACTACAACCCTATATTATACAGAAAATGTAAAATAAGTAAGTTGTAAAACAAAATAGCTAGAAACAAAAAGCAAACTAGGCCTATTACATGACTTAACCTTCACCCCAACCCAACAAGAGgaccaaaatatatattttttgataaGCTAATTAAATTGCATTCATTGCTAGCACAAGGGGTGTTAGAACACGAATATATACAGATGAAAAGAGTAAGAAAGAGGACAAGAAATTAAAGCAAGAATTCAAGAAATTGCGCTTTACCAATATAAAACATTACAATAATTAAATAGAACCTAAAGACATCATCCAACCATCTTTACTTTATTGCCACCTACCAAGGACATAAATCATGATTAGGTAGGCATGAAGATTTGAGGTAATCCTCGTAAACTTGCCTTTTGGGATCCTATGATTAGCAAGGTAAAAAAAAGATTGGCCTCATGGAAGAACAACTATATGTATCTCCTTTGGAGGTAGGATTTGTCTCATAAAAAGTGTCTTATCATCCATACCCCTCTTTACTACTTCTCTTCTATAAAGCTCTGGTAGGAGTCATCAAGAAATGTCATTGTATCATGAAGAACTTCTTGTGGGGAGGATCGGAGGATAATACGAAGATTGCTTGGGTTAGTTGGGAAAAAGATTTCTAGACCAAAGGAAGAAGGATGCTTGGGTATTAAGGATAGCCGGAAATTCAATATCGCTCTCTTAGGTAAATAGAGGTGGCGGTTATTAACGGAAAAAGAAAGCCTTTGGTCGAAAGTTCTAAAGGCCAAATACCTTCACTCTAATTTGTCTAAAGCCTCTTCATGGTGGCTGGACCTTAAGAGATCGCGCTTCCCACAAGGAGATGGTGGGTGGTTTGATTCGAACATCAAGAGGAAAGTAGGAAAGGGAAATGAGGTTGTGTTTTGGGAGGAGAGGTCTAGTTTGGGTCTATGATGGGTCTGGGAGGTTTTGGGGTTGGATTTTGTTGAGGGTTGATAGTATTGATTCTAGTGTGGAATAGAGCTTGGGGTTTCTAAGAAAATTTCATTTGGGGAGAGCAAAATATCCTAGTCATCTGGGACAACATTGTATGCTAACGAAGGAGGTAGGTTTGGAGGTTAAGGATTGGAAGTGTTTTAATAAAGATCTTCTTGGTAAATGGAGATGAAGACTTCTCCCTGAAGATGATAGTTTATGGTGTAGAATCCTGGTTTCAAAGTATAACGGAAAAGCTTCACCCAAATCTTCAGTTTGGTGAAATGATCTTTATAATCTTTGTTTTGATGATGATTGTGGAGGGTGGTTTGTAGAAGGCTTAAGTAGGAAGATAGGTGAGAGAAATGAAGTCTCCTTTTAGAAAGAAAACTGGCTAGGAGGTAGTGCGTTGAGAGAAAAGTATGCAAGGTTGTTTAATTTCTCTATACAACAAGAATGTAGTGGTAAGGAGATGGGTGCTTGGGAGTATGGTGAGTGGAGGTGGTTGTTTAATTGGCACAAAGGTCTGAGGAGTTCGGAGGAGGGCTTGTTGGAGGATTTAAGAAGGGAGGTAAACATTTTCACTTCAGTTGAGGGTGTGGTGGATATGCATGAGTGTTGATGAAAGAACAAAACGGTACCTACTCTGTTAAATCGACATATTTAATATTGCTAGGGGCTGGACCAATTCTAGCCGATGAGATTTTCAACAAATTATGGTCTTTGAATGCCCCTTTAAGGGTGGAAGATTTTCCTCAAtagggatttaaaaaaaaacgattTTCCTCAATAGGACACGAAGCCGAATCTACGGCGTAGAGGGGTTTGTCCAACGGCCTAAGGATTAAATGTCCTCTGTGCTCTCTTGAAGAGGAAAATTCTTCCCACCTATTTTCCTTATGAATGACTTTGATACTTGGAGCTTAGCGATTTAGACTCCTCAAATAAAGTAAGGTGATCTATGTCCATCAGTCATCAACCTGAAACAATGGACCATCTATTTAGTTCTATGTAAGATTTATGAAATTTAATTGTATTATTATATTGAATATGCAAATCTAAGTCTCAAAAGCCCATGGATTTTTTTAAAGttgatagttttttttatttgagccattttttgagttttttttttctcgagctcttttttttatgaattgtgGGTCGTTAGCTCAGTGGGctttgataccacttgttgTGTTTTGTGTGCGCGGGCTCAAAGGGTGGTGATGGTCCACTTGTTGGGTTTAGACTTGCTAATCCTGAGTTTGTACTCAAGTGAAACCTTAGAGAGGCATGGGTTTGTTGTCCTTTAGACCATGGTTAGTTGTTTGTTTTTAGTTGATAGACATGCATATGAAGAAAACAAAAGTAACACAACATTTATATGTAAAATGAGATTGAGTAATAACTTATTGCACATGAAGTTATAGTGAGGAAATTGTGGGATGGTTAGAACATCCCAATGTTGGTATCTTAGAGGAGTTTTTAgaataagcaacgttgcttacaAGATACCAGCATCGGAGAAAGACGACATGACATGAATGGTGAGCTCGGTGGCCATGGCTAGGGTTTGAGAGAGTAAGGTAGTGACGTCAAAGTTTAGATGAACACAAAGCAAGAAGAATCCAATACCCACCAAGTCAAGTCACCAACCACCTCGGGAATTTCTAAAAAAAGCATAAATCTTTTCCATTCATTCTCCCTTTATTCCTCTTATCAACATTTTCTCTCTCCCCAATTTTCCTTTTCGAATCTTTCTCTATCCAAACAAACAAAACCCTCCAATTTTCCACTCTTCACTCCAATtaggtctctctctctcttctttctctctctgcaTTCTCAATGGAAGACAACAACAGCACCAAGAAGCTCCACCGTCGCTTCTCCCTCGGCCGCCAATCCTCACTGGCGCCGGACCACGAAGACTCCTCCGCcgtcgccgccgccgccgccgacGACGCTTCCGTTACTGAGGCGGTGGACCCGGCGGTTCGGTTGATGTATTTGGCCAACGAAGGCGACTTGGAAGGGATCACGGAGCTTCTCGACGCCGGGAGTGACGTCAATTTCAGGGATATTGATGGCCGCACCGCCCTCCACGTCGCCGCCTGTCACCGCCGCACCGACGTTGTTGACTTGTTGCTCCAACGCGGTGCCGATGTCGATACTCAAGACCGTTGGGGTAGCACGGTAATGCTTCTATTCAATCTCTTCACTCTCTCTGTTCTTGTTGGTAGTTTCAAATTTCAACTGATACTGACTAGTTTCTTTCTGGTTTGTTCAACAGCCTCTTGCGGATGCTTTGTACTACAAAAATCATGATGTTGTGAAGCTCTTGGAGAAACATGGTGCTGAACCTCCGGTTTGTGGTTTCTTCATCATTTCCTTGTTGTTGTTAGATTAGATATGAAGTGGTCTATGACATTGTATCCGAATTTCGGTGATCGAGTGTTCTTTAAGAAGTTCAATGAGCTCATAGCTACCCttgtttttataatacaaattcAATTTCAGTTTTAGATAATATGCTACAGCTCTCATGATTTAGGACTCAATATATGTTTGAATGAGTGTTGAacaaattgattttgaattggCTTCATTTCATCAAATCAACATTGAGTTTGAAGTGGAGCGATGTATGCTTTGAAGTAACTTTGGTTTTCCTAAAATCTAGTTTGCGATAAAAATGAGCGTGTCTTCTTCATCATTTCCCTGTTCTTGTTAGATTAGATGTATAGTGGTCTATGACATTGTTGTTAGATTAGATAGTTTTTGtaataaaaattgattttcaaTGTTAGATAATATGCAAGAGCTCTCATGCTTTAGGATTCAATAATTGTTTGGATGAGTGTTGAacaaattgattttgaattggCTTCATTTCATCAAATTAATTTTGGTTAACATTGAGTTTGAAGTGGAGCTATGTATGCATCGAACTTTGTTTTTCCTAAAATCTAGTTTGCGAAGAAAATGAGTGTGGCATTTTCAATTTAATGTAAAAGCTACATTTTTAGCATTTCTAGTCAAATACAGAGTGGaagcaattttaattttaatttataaatgcCAAACATGTGCATTTTTTCCAAAATCAAGTTTACTTCCTTTGAATCTACTTTTGAAGTGCTTCACCAATTTTCTAACATGCTATTAAGCTTTTGAAATACTTGGTTCGTAACAACTATAACATCACATCAGAAACATTTATTCTCTCTCCCTCATTGTTGTTTGCAGATGGCGCCCATGCATGTCGAAAATGCTCGTGAAGTCCCAGAATATGAGATTGATCCTTCTGAACTTGATTTTACAAATAGTGTTTGCATAACAAAGGTGGTCACTAATTCCTTTATTCCTTTATTTCTCCTTTTGTCTGAACATCTCTTCCTGAGTCAATATCTCCCTTGCTCATATTGTACtgcatattttattttgaatgttttagGGAACTTACCGTATTGCATTATGGCGTGGAATTGAAGTTGCTGTGAAAACGCTTGGGGAGGAAGTGTGCACTGATGATGATAAAGTGTGGGTTGGTCTAATTATAAACACTGTTGTTTTCTTCTTACCAATTGGAATATTCAGTTCACGATTTGTATTCTCATAGTGGATTGTAATGTATTTGACTGTCTCTCAGAAACGCGTTTCATGATGAGCTTGCATTGCTTCAAAAAATAAGGCATCCAAATGTAGTCCAGTTTTTGGGTGCGGTAACACAAAGCACCCCAATGATGATTGTCACAGAATATCTACCCCAGGTTAGTATTGATTTGATGCTGGCTACAAGGAAGATTTTGGTTACTCATGGTGTTTATGAATATGTTGGTTAGTTGACACTTAACAAAATGATAGTTAATAGTGAGTAAAATATTTCCTGCAGATATTATTCAGAGAGAAATTAAGTGACAACTGTGGTTTCTATAGGATTACTGGAAATCCAAGATTAGGTAGAAGTTCAAATATTATCAAGAGCTAAACATTATAAAAGGGTATAATTGCACTTGTACCAATTGTTGAGAGGCAGTTGTTATTTGCATGGATTTATCAAATGTGGCCTGATTCGGATTAGAAGTTATACATATCTAAAATTTGAATGCAAGAATTTAAATCTTGATAACAGTCACAGATATCATTTCTTGATTTCTGCCCTCAAATGGACTAGACATCAATATCAGAGTATTGTTTCTCTTTACTCAGGATTCCATTTCATCTTTTAGTGGTAAAAAAATAGGGGGTGACCATGAATAGATACATGTATAAGTTTGGATACTGGATGCATAAATAAATGCAGACGCCCTTGAAGAATgtgtaatatttattttatatatgcatatcccCTATTTTCCCACCATTTATCATTTATTTGTAAGCAGTAGGTCTTCAAGTCcagcttttcttttcatttgagTCACATTTTTTGTTCCAGTGGTTAGAGAGATATCTCTACTTGTGTTGTGTGTATAATGTGGTTAGCTATCCTCCCTATCTTTCATAAAATAAATGTAATATCTAACAATATGGAATGGATTATCACCTTTTTCAGGGGGATCTTCGTGCCTACTTGAAACGGAAAGGTGCGTTAAAACCAATAATAGCTGTGAAGTTTGCACTTGATATTGCTAGGTCAGTTctgagctttttttttttattttgaatttattaCTAGCTCTCAGTGGGTTTTCAAGGAAACAAATTCCCTAATTAAAGAGCTGGATATTAAATAAAGACTATctcttaaataaaaagacttgatTGAATGCTTATAATATATTCAATATTTCAATGTAATTTTTACAGGGGAATGAACTATTTGCATGAACATAGACCAGAAGCCATTATACACCGAGATCTGGAGCCTTCGTATGTGTTTTTTGCTCTACTGTCGCATCTAAATCTAATTTATTTTAACATTCTTCCAGCATGTGTATTATGAAGTGTCATGGATTATTCAGTAAAAGCATGCATTCTTGAATGATTGAAACTGTTTAAAGTTTCTTCATTGTACATGAGTAATATAACAGAAATATACTGCGGGATGATTCTGGGCATCTGAAAGTTGCAGACTTTGGAGTTAGCAAGATACTCAAAGTTGCTAAAACTGTCAAAGAAGACAAACCTGTGACATGCCAGGATACATCATGTATGTAGTTATTTGCAATTACGGTGTTTCTGTAGTGATTGGTTCTGATAATGTAGTTCTTATTGATGAATTAGTTCAAACGTATAACAGGGCGTTATGTTGCTCCTGAGATCTACAAAAATGAGGAATATGACACCAAAGTGGACGTGTTTTCATTTGCTCTGATATTACAGGAGGTAACATAATTATTTCTCACATGCATGCATGCATTCAGCTAATGTGGGTGTTTGCTTCTAAACAGCGATATATTTCGCTTatcaataattaataatatttataaaggGTGAGTATATGGAGAGTAAATGTACTCATGACTTGTGTTGTGAGCTCTCCTTTCAATTCAATCATCCTCAGACCTCAAGATTTGTGAATTATATGTGATATTATGT
This is a stretch of genomic DNA from Lotus japonicus ecotype B-129 chromosome 1, LjGifu_v1.2. It encodes these proteins:
- the LOC130733201 gene encoding integrin-linked protein kinase 1 produces the protein MEDNNSTKKLHRRFSLGRQSSLAPDHEDSSAVAAAAADDASVTEAVDPAVRLMYLANEGDLEGITELLDAGSDVNFRDIDGRTALHVAACHRRTDVVDLLLQRGADVDTQDRWGSTPLADALYYKNHDVVKLLEKHGAEPPMAPMHVENAREVPEYEIDPSELDFTNSVCITKGTYRIALWRGIEVAVKTLGEEVCTDDDKVNAFHDELALLQKIRHPNVVQFLGAVTQSTPMMIVTEYLPQGDLRAYLKRKGALKPIIAVKFALDIARGMNYLHEHRPEAIIHRDLEPSNILRDDSGHLKVADFGVSKILKVAKTVKEDKPVTCQDTSWRYVAPEIYKNEEYDTKVDVFSFALILQEMIEGCPPFYAKPENEVPKAYVENERPPFTASQKLYAYGLKQIIEECWDEKPYRRPTFRQIIGRLDDICNRLAQKRRWKALAPSCIGNLQALFKGNPTSPGSRSSRATTR